In one window of Cupriavidus necator N-1 DNA:
- a CDS encoding integrating conjugative element protein, translating into MNRMLCTSALGLLIATTALAKSTAQPLIVVEDRGGAPALPYYQALNAEGEGAPGPAAPKQTPRIGDRGEAEAVMLPVRSTRLSPGNEPRRVIRAPAITPLFLIGDDDRSRAWLLQRRGALKALHAVGLVVNVVSPDALATLRRLAPGLMLSPVSGDDLAQRLGIRHYPVLITSTGIEP; encoded by the coding sequence ATGAATCGGATGCTCTGTACTTCCGCCCTGGGGCTGCTCATTGCCACCACCGCCTTGGCGAAATCGACCGCCCAGCCCCTGATCGTTGTCGAGGACCGCGGCGGGGCCCCGGCACTGCCGTATTACCAGGCACTGAATGCCGAGGGTGAGGGGGCGCCAGGGCCGGCCGCACCGAAGCAGACACCCCGCATCGGAGATCGGGGAGAAGCCGAGGCGGTCATGCTGCCGGTGCGCTCGACACGGCTGTCGCCGGGTAATGAGCCGCGGCGCGTCATCCGCGCGCCGGCCATCACACCATTGTTCCTGATCGGCGACGATGACCGCTCCCGCGCTTGGCTGCTGCAGCGCCGGGGAGCGTTGAAAGCGTTGCACGCGGTGGGACTGGTGGTCAACGTGGTGTCGCCCGATGCACTGGCCACACTGCGCCGCCTAGCGCCGGGCCTGATGCTGTCGCCCGTCTCCGGGGACGACCTGGCTCAGCGGCTGGGCATCCGTCACTATCCAGTGCTGATCACCTCCACCGGCATTGAGCCGTGA
- a CDS encoding transglycosylase SLT domain-containing protein: MAAAVNPQSALRVALLLVACVWASVAPAQEEPPPAYQIAAKHAGVPSPVLYAVALQESGTRLRGRLIPWPWTLNVAGRGERYATRAQTCARLRQALTRIPANRIDAGLGQVNLGYQAHRYSHPCELLDPYRNLAIVAEILMEQYKEGEDWLAAIGRYHRPAGGAPAARYRRSVHQHLVRVLGPRTTPSAIK, encoded by the coding sequence ATGGCAGCGGCAGTAAATCCGCAATCCGCGTTGCGTGTCGCGCTCCTGCTAGTCGCCTGCGTCTGGGCATCAGTTGCGCCCGCGCAAGAGGAGCCGCCGCCGGCCTACCAGATTGCCGCGAAGCACGCAGGTGTGCCGTCGCCAGTACTGTACGCGGTGGCCTTGCAGGAGAGCGGCACCAGACTGCGTGGACGGTTGATTCCTTGGCCGTGGACACTCAATGTTGCGGGGAGGGGCGAGCGTTATGCCACGCGGGCTCAGACCTGCGCGCGCTTGCGCCAAGCGCTCACCCGCATCCCAGCCAACCGGATCGACGCCGGCCTCGGGCAGGTCAATCTCGGTTACCAGGCGCATCGCTACAGTCATCCCTGCGAGCTCCTCGACCCTTACAGGAATCTCGCGATCGTCGCGGAAATTCTCATGGAGCAGTACAAAGAGGGCGAGGACTGGCTAGCCGCCATCGGTCGCTACCACCGTCCAGCCGGCGGCGCACCGGCCGCTCGTTACCGCCGCAGTGTTCATCAGCACCTCGTTCGCGTGCTGGGGCCGCGCACAACGCCTTCCGCTATCAAGTGA
- a CDS encoding TIGR03759 family integrating conjugative element protein produces the protein MTQVPVAVLAVFLVVGLRGAYAQTAPLVTPRVAQSQLMKSTDAALDERQARDWGLRPEEWTRYRQLMQGPLGVYSPNLDPLTTLGIEARSDEERNHYAELQVQVEARRVNKTLAYQRAYDAAWKRLYPGQQRVNLPGAQTLSAGNSGSGRLAVFVRADCAPCDQRVRQLQTAGTEFDVYMVGSRLDDAYIRQWATRAGIDPARVRARTITLNHDAGRWLSLGVSGELPAVVRELNGRWQRQ, from the coding sequence ATGACGCAAGTACCTGTGGCCGTCCTTGCCGTGTTCCTGGTAGTCGGCTTACGCGGTGCATACGCACAGACAGCGCCGCTGGTGACCCCGCGCGTAGCTCAGAGCCAGCTTATGAAAAGCACTGACGCCGCGCTCGACGAGCGCCAGGCCAGGGATTGGGGCTTGCGTCCTGAAGAATGGACGCGATACCGGCAACTGATGCAAGGGCCGCTGGGCGTTTATTCCCCCAACCTCGATCCTCTCACGACCTTGGGCATCGAGGCACGCAGTGACGAGGAGCGTAACCACTACGCCGAGCTGCAGGTGCAGGTTGAGGCAAGGCGCGTGAACAAAACCCTCGCTTACCAGAGGGCCTACGACGCGGCTTGGAAGCGCCTCTATCCGGGCCAGCAGCGTGTCAATCTCCCGGGTGCACAGACACTGAGCGCTGGTAACAGCGGTTCTGGTCGCCTGGCCGTTTTCGTCAGGGCTGACTGCGCGCCGTGCGACCAGCGCGTGCGCCAGTTGCAGACGGCGGGCACGGAGTTCGATGTCTATATGGTCGGCAGCCGCCTGGACGATGCTTATATCCGCCAGTGGGCGACTCGGGCCGGCATCGACCCGGCCCGAGTCCGCGCACGCACGATCACGCTCAACCATGATGCCGGACGTTGGCTGTCCCTCGGCGTGTCGGGCGAGCTGCCGGCCGTGGTACGTGAGCTGAACGGCAGATGGCAGCGGCAGTAA
- the pilL2 gene encoding PFGI-1 class ICE element type IV pilus protein PilL2, which translates to MRLSAYSLPLAGLAGAVLITGCATTVPPADLTQTPGPPQQSQALISGTNTPGSPVPVVRYGRYTLTELVAEPGQRDLMKQVVDITIPPSLDSTVGDAMRHVLQRSGYRLCEGSQAVMLYALPLPAAHLRLGPMVLRDALLTLAGPAWDMAVDETSRQVCFKHAVAPATTTAEATAVDSLEGIDRVDNPEVQQ; encoded by the coding sequence ATGCGACTGTCCGCCTATTCTCTCCCTCTCGCCGGTCTTGCCGGGGCCGTCCTTATCACGGGTTGTGCTACCACCGTACCACCGGCCGATCTGACACAGACGCCCGGGCCACCCCAGCAATCCCAAGCGCTGATATCCGGGACGAATACGCCAGGCAGCCCTGTGCCCGTCGTCCGCTACGGCCGCTACACCTTGACGGAACTGGTGGCGGAGCCGGGGCAGCGGGACCTAATGAAGCAGGTCGTGGACATCACCATCCCGCCCTCGCTCGACTCCACGGTCGGCGACGCCATGCGCCATGTCCTCCAGCGGTCGGGATATCGGCTGTGCGAGGGCTCGCAGGCCGTAATGCTGTATGCGCTGCCGTTGCCGGCGGCTCATCTACGGTTGGGACCGATGGTTCTGCGCGATGCGTTGCTGACGCTCGCCGGTCCGGCGTGGGACATGGCCGTTGATGAAACCTCGCGCCAGGTTTGCTTCAAGCACGCGGTGGCGCCCGCTACCACCACTGCCGAAGCAACGGCTGTGGATTCCCTCGAAGGCATTGACCGCGTTGATAATCCGGAGGTGCAACAATGA
- a CDS encoding DUF3158 family protein, producing MTVHTMPVQPRRFTALEQADFQRLEHAGYLKGLLQPFKGKGSLEAWAGQCLALRDSVIVLAQRRVLPQARAYPFNLLNVQLAQQTTGAGTTFLRWRNVDRSSMGVALWESLIGSPAIPASLIDDLYAMEMQRIALNMQISLTHSIARNALECANKMAQAEAAYLRRTHSHATSTVTIPKESP from the coding sequence ATGACGGTACATACCATGCCCGTCCAGCCGAGGCGCTTCACGGCGCTGGAACAGGCGGACTTCCAGCGGCTGGAACACGCAGGCTACCTAAAAGGCCTTTTACAACCTTTTAAAGGTAAGGGGAGTTTGGAGGCTTGGGCCGGTCAATGCCTGGCGCTGCGCGACAGCGTGATCGTGCTGGCACAGCGGCGTGTGCTGCCCCAAGCCAGAGCCTATCCCTTCAACCTGCTCAATGTGCAGCTGGCCCAGCAAACGACTGGCGCAGGGACGACCTTCCTACGCTGGCGCAATGTCGACCGCTCATCCATGGGCGTCGCCTTGTGGGAATCCCTGATCGGCAGCCCTGCGATACCGGCCTCGCTGATTGACGACCTGTATGCGATGGAGATGCAGCGTATTGCGCTAAACATGCAGATCAGCCTGACCCACAGCATCGCCCGCAACGCTTTGGAATGCGCCAACAAGATGGCCCAGGCTGAGGCCGCTTACCTGCGGCGCACCCATAGCCATGCCACGTCCACTGTCACCATTCCCAAGGAGTCACCATGA
- a CDS encoding PFL_4669 family integrating conjugative element protein: MANEPLQLNLGSLRSAISLTLHTHHASRIWHGRPAAEGRPGIIGLNGYISVMGKMKRGAEQDDPYSDWWMLRIEDKLDETKRCLQTLREQVEQVLASVPPALSLGENLNLQPVKLPLFVNAQLGFAAIYLLADYDDLARKLMLAHHTALIDRSTLERWLNDGAHAMRSLFSLAQEYYFSGATRADFAENNAAAQAAVQKLGELPQEVLEGTRRSRFAPPIVRRGGSRESAAAPTAVGPTFASIDDPTGTAARDEDATE, from the coding sequence ATGGCTAATGAACCCTTGCAACTAAATCTCGGATCGTTGCGCAGCGCGATATCGCTGACGCTGCACACTCACCACGCTTCCCGTATCTGGCATGGCCGCCCCGCGGCAGAGGGGCGGCCCGGCATCATCGGCCTCAACGGCTACATCAGCGTGATGGGAAAGATGAAACGCGGCGCCGAGCAGGACGATCCCTACTCCGACTGGTGGATGCTTCGCATCGAAGACAAGCTGGACGAAACTAAGAGGTGCCTGCAGACGCTGCGCGAACAGGTGGAGCAGGTGCTGGCCAGCGTACCCCCTGCGCTCAGCCTTGGTGAGAACCTGAATCTTCAACCGGTGAAACTTCCGCTGTTCGTCAACGCCCAGCTCGGCTTTGCGGCCATTTACTTGCTGGCCGATTACGACGACCTCGCGCGCAAGCTGATGCTCGCCCACCATACGGCGCTGATTGACCGAAGCACGCTGGAGCGCTGGCTCAACGATGGCGCGCACGCAATGCGCAGCCTGTTTTCGCTCGCCCAAGAGTATTACTTCTCTGGCGCAACCCGCGCTGACTTTGCGGAGAACAATGCGGCGGCGCAGGCGGCAGTGCAGAAGCTCGGCGAGCTGCCACAGGAGGTGCTCGAAGGCACGCGCCGTTCACGCTTTGCACCGCCTATTGTGCGCCGAGGCGGTAGTCGCGAATCCGCGGCTGCGCCCACCGCGGTGGGGCCGACTTTCGCCTCCATCGATGACCCAACCGGCACTGCCGCACGCGACGAGGATGCGACGGAATGA
- a CDS encoding RNA-guided endonuclease InsQ/TnpB family protein produces MQRLQAFKYELMPNGEQQRNMRRYAGSCRFVYNKALALQKQRYDQGEKKLSYAGLCKQLTEWRNSTETAWLADAPVHPLQQTLKDLERAYTNFFAKRADFPRFKKKGLGDSFRYPDQKQIKLDQTNSRIFLPKLGWLRYRNSRDVLGEVRNACVSLSGGKWFVSIQTERKVERPVPKATSAIGIDMGIARFATMSDGTFLAPLNSFRKHEARLRRAQRAMSRKTKFSNNWKKSKARIQRIHARIGNARLDYLHKATTTISENQAMVCIEDLKVRNMSKSAAGSSGQPGKNVRAKSGLNKAILDQGWYEFGRQLEYKLAWNGGWLIAVPPQHTSRTCPCCGHVSAENRQSQASFACVACGYANHADVVGAINILARGHRVAACGESA; encoded by the coding sequence ATGCAGCGTCTTCAAGCCTTCAAATACGAATTGATGCCGAACGGCGAGCAGCAGCGCAACATGCGCCGTTATGCCGGATCGTGCCGGTTCGTCTATAACAAGGCGCTGGCGTTGCAGAAACAGCGTTACGATCAAGGCGAAAAGAAGCTCAGCTATGCCGGTCTGTGTAAGCAACTCACGGAGTGGCGCAACAGCACGGAAACAGCATGGCTGGCCGATGCACCAGTCCATCCTCTTCAACAGACGCTCAAGGACTTGGAGCGGGCCTACACAAATTTCTTCGCAAAACGGGCCGACTTCCCGCGTTTCAAGAAGAAGGGTCTGGGCGACAGTTTCCGCTATCCCGACCAGAAGCAAATCAAGCTTGATCAGACCAACTCGCGTATCTTTTTGCCCAAGCTGGGCTGGCTGCGATACAGGAACAGCCGCGACGTACTCGGTGAGGTACGCAATGCCTGCGTCAGCCTGTCGGGCGGCAAGTGGTTTGTTTCGATCCAGACTGAGCGGAAGGTCGAGCGACCTGTGCCGAAAGCCACCAGCGCCATCGGCATCGACATGGGCATCGCTCGCTTTGCCACCATGAGCGATGGCACTTTCCTCGCGCCGCTCAACAGCTTTAGGAAGCACGAAGCCAGACTGCGCCGTGCGCAGCGGGCGATGAGCCGCAAGACGAAATTCAGCAACAACTGGAAGAAGTCCAAGGCCCGAATCCAGCGTATCCACGCACGCATCGGTAACGCCCGCCTCGACTACCTGCACAAAGCCACGACCACGATCAGCGAAAATCAAGCGATGGTGTGTATCGAGGACCTGAAGGTACGGAACATGTCCAAGTCAGCGGCCGGTTCAAGCGGGCAACCGGGCAAGAACGTCAGGGCCAAGTCCGGCCTGAACAAGGCCATCCTCGATCAGGGTTGGTACGAGTTCGGGCGTCAACTGGAATACAAGCTAGCGTGGAATGGCGGCTGGCTAATAGCTGTGCCGCCACAGCACACCAGTCGCACGTGCCCTTGCTGCGGGCATGTATCTGCCGAGAACCGGCAGAGCCAGGCGAGCTTCGCCTGTGTGGCATGCGGCTATGCGAATCACGCCGACGTGGTCGGCGCGATCAACATTTTGGCGCGGGGGCACCGCGTTGCAGCCTGTGGAGAGTCGGCGTAG
- a CDS encoding DUF2857 domain-containing protein: MSSSHPLNQAVIAQALHDLRNGQLRRCKAMGFGEEELEALKHPALVSVLVNATVSWCSVSVNREVLKRLLSQVHDVEQEIATVDRMLRLGASTEMVSRFYGLTHQEIALRRDILGLPKRKGRHPVLDETQGIALWKHWKAGVGERNLALDDDPPMLGLSMDLAETLTLPMSVVWASIRNWIDEGLV; the protein is encoded by the coding sequence ATGTCGTCATCTCACCCGCTCAACCAGGCTGTCATCGCCCAAGCGTTGCACGATCTGCGCAATGGCCAATTGCGTCGGTGCAAAGCGATGGGATTCGGCGAAGAGGAACTGGAGGCGCTCAAGCATCCGGCGCTAGTCAGTGTGCTGGTCAACGCCACGGTGTCGTGGTGTTCGGTATCGGTCAATCGTGAGGTCCTGAAGCGGCTGCTAAGCCAAGTGCATGACGTGGAGCAGGAAATTGCCACGGTGGATCGCATGCTGCGCCTGGGCGCGAGCACGGAGATGGTGAGCCGCTTCTACGGCCTCACGCATCAAGAAATCGCACTGCGGCGCGACATTCTCGGCTTGCCCAAACGCAAGGGCCGGCACCCGGTGCTAGACGAGACACAGGGCATCGCACTGTGGAAACACTGGAAGGCCGGAGTCGGCGAGCGTAATCTTGCGCTGGACGACGATCCGCCCATGCTGGGCCTGTCGATGGACCTGGCCGAGACCCTGACGTTACCGATGTCGGTGGTCTGGGCGTCGATCCGAAATTGGATCGACGAGGGGCTGGTGTAG
- a CDS encoding ParB family protein — translation MNLRDKDEKLIAAKAQRAVPSATAGSDPIADTPMIVTLDQLRSYDHDPRVMRNPAYEEIKASIRERGLDAPPAITRRPGEAHLIIRNGGNTRLAILRELWAETKQERFFRIFCLFRPWPERGEIVALTGHLAENELRGGLTFIERALGVEKARRLYEQEAGSKLSQSELARRLTADGYPVQQSHISRMQDAVCYLLSAIPTVLYQGLGRHQVDRLVVLRKACERTWERRAQESHLVVDFASLFQDVLSQFDALPDGFSLQRVKDELVGQMAELLGTGYDALSLEIDGSESRQRALSSEPAPAKSTASTIFSTPKPASLPQAAATAQPAGLSTELAFKEASTRAAMVSAAGSGLVEEEAAAPVRDDRDGQPVQGHIVSPAPTTERMQCVQGQVSSQLGDRLLDFDTNASCAIPVLVGGLYPISDVWHIEPGLDEPSRLRVHIAQFAREIAEEAAVANQIVPSDSGIGFVCMIPRVGQVSALPDFPRALLALLHALSMPEPIATGLNRARLDNDLAPLLHGAGAASTRLSDTGLMKLFRLLRLARRLRDLEHGTGFADQGRDS, via the coding sequence ATGAATCTTCGGGACAAGGACGAAAAATTGATCGCGGCCAAGGCTCAGAGGGCCGTCCCTTCGGCGACAGCTGGGAGCGATCCCATCGCTGACACACCGATGATTGTGACGCTGGACCAATTGCGCTCGTATGACCACGATCCGCGCGTTATGCGCAATCCGGCTTATGAGGAAATCAAAGCCTCCATCCGAGAGCGCGGCTTGGACGCGCCACCGGCGATAACCAGGCGCCCAGGTGAAGCACATTTAATCATTCGCAACGGTGGCAATACGCGACTGGCAATACTTCGCGAGTTGTGGGCAGAGACCAAGCAGGAGCGGTTCTTTCGCATCTTCTGCCTATTCCGTCCGTGGCCGGAACGGGGCGAGATCGTCGCCTTAACGGGCCACCTGGCAGAAAACGAACTGCGCGGCGGATTGACTTTCATCGAGCGCGCCCTGGGAGTCGAGAAGGCGCGCAGACTCTACGAGCAGGAGGCAGGTAGCAAACTGAGCCAGTCCGAACTCGCCCGGCGCCTGACGGCCGATGGCTATCCGGTGCAGCAATCACACATCAGCCGCATGCAAGATGCGGTGTGCTATTTGCTGTCGGCGATACCTACCGTGCTGTACCAAGGGCTCGGCCGGCATCAGGTGGACAGGCTCGTGGTGCTGCGCAAGGCGTGCGAGCGAACCTGGGAACGAAGGGCTCAGGAGAGTCACCTCGTGGTGGACTTCGCCTCGCTGTTCCAGGATGTGCTGTCGCAGTTCGACGCGCTACCGGATGGCTTTTCGCTCCAGCGGGTGAAGGATGAACTAGTGGGCCAGATGGCCGAGCTGCTGGGCACAGGCTATGATGCGCTGAGCCTCGAAATCGACGGCAGCGAAAGCCGGCAGCGCGCGTTGAGCAGCGAGCCGGCGCCGGCGAAATCGACGGCCTCTACCATATTCTCGACGCCAAAGCCGGCATCCCTTCCTCAGGCGGCGGCGACAGCCCAGCCGGCCGGCCTATCGACTGAACTGGCGTTCAAAGAGGCCTCAACACGGGCTGCAATGGTGTCTGCGGCTGGCAGCGGGCTAGTTGAGGAAGAAGCTGCCGCGCCAGTACGGGATGACCGTGATGGGCAGCCCGTGCAGGGGCATATCGTGTCTCCGGCGCCGACCACCGAACGCATGCAGTGCGTTCAGGGCCAGGTATCGAGCCAGTTGGGCGACAGGCTACTCGACTTTGACACCAATGCTTCTTGCGCGATTCCGGTTCTGGTCGGTGGCCTCTACCCGATCTCGGATGTCTGGCATATCGAGCCAGGATTGGACGAGCCAAGCCGACTTCGGGTGCATATTGCACAGTTTGCCCGTGAAATTGCCGAAGAGGCGGCGGTTGCCAATCAGATCGTGCCAAGTGACAGTGGTATCGGCTTCGTTTGCATGATCCCCCGCGTTGGGCAGGTGAGCGCTTTGCCTGATTTCCCTCGCGCGCTTCTGGCGCTGTTGCATGCGTTGAGCATGCCCGAGCCAATCGCGACAGGATTGAATCGTGCGCGACTGGATAACGACCTGGCGCCGCTGCTGCATGGCGCTGGGGCAGCGTCCACGCGACTGAGCGACACTGGCCTGATGAAGTTGTTCCGGCTGCTGCGTCTGGCGCGACGGCTGCGAGACCTGGAGCACGGTACGGGGTTCGCCGATCAGGGCCGCGATTCCTGA
- a CDS encoding DUF5594 family protein yields MTTDFFARFEAECLPRIVAAISQHDRRVQLHTLPADAPGWPPRLRVTGDGPPDLRRHQYALDITLAWDGLEVQRLFADGGEARFAGYLAALPSKLRAWQEPRGIDFRSLSQVDPQILIGGLDFEH; encoded by the coding sequence TTGACCACCGATTTCTTCGCCCGCTTTGAAGCCGAATGCCTGCCGCGCATTGTTGCCGCGATCAGCCAGCATGACCGGCGCGTGCAACTCCACACGCTGCCTGCCGATGCCCCTGGCTGGCCGCCGCGCCTGCGCGTGACGGGCGATGGGCCGCCGGACCTGCGGCGCCATCAGTATGCGCTCGATATCACGCTCGCGTGGGACGGGCTGGAGGTGCAGCGGCTGTTCGCGGATGGTGGCGAGGCGCGCTTTGCCGGCTACCTGGCGGCGCTGCCATCCAAGCTGCGTGCCTGGCAGGAGCCGCGCGGGATCGATTTCCGTTCTCTATCGCAGGTTGACCCGCAGATCCTGATCGGCGGGCTGGATTTCGAGCACTGA
- a CDS encoding CoA transferase, giving the protein MTLTPQPDFAPMAGISVLDFSHVIAGPFATFLLAQLGAQVTKVESAGGGDVMRRAGKGHAAFVALNAGKSSLALDLSDEAGREHALELAGRCDVFVDNLRPGVLERFGLGYEAVRAVNPRVVYCSISGFGRGAAQWHGRPAYDHVVQAATGMAWMAGTEGDPPMKTGFPVIDSATGMLAAFAILAGVRESERTGRGMLLDVSMATAGLQLMYPMTCDAMTAGGVPARQGNQGYSGSPSADFFRTQDGWLAIGANTPKQLLALLKVLGLGELARDPALFEMPLDAGALPAFVRSLDPAALKRAIAGAVAAGTAEDLELRLNALGIPAARLRNIAEFAGESMANGSLRPVALQEGKTEVLSPGLGFQVYRPV; this is encoded by the coding sequence ATGACCCTCACTCCACAACCAGACTTTGCCCCGATGGCCGGCATCAGCGTGCTGGATTTTTCGCACGTGATCGCCGGGCCGTTTGCCACCTTCCTGCTGGCGCAGCTGGGGGCGCAGGTCACCAAGGTCGAGAGCGCCGGCGGCGGCGACGTGATGCGCCGCGCGGGCAAGGGGCATGCCGCCTTTGTCGCGCTCAATGCGGGCAAGTCGTCGCTGGCGCTCGACCTGTCGGATGAAGCCGGGCGCGAACACGCGCTGGAACTGGCCGGCCGCTGCGACGTCTTCGTCGACAACCTGCGGCCGGGCGTGCTCGAGCGCTTCGGGCTGGGCTATGAGGCGGTGCGGGCGGTCAATCCGCGCGTGGTCTATTGCAGCATTTCGGGCTTTGGCCGCGGCGCGGCGCAGTGGCATGGCCGGCCTGCCTACGACCACGTGGTGCAGGCCGCCACCGGCATGGCCTGGATGGCCGGCACCGAGGGCGATCCGCCGATGAAGACCGGCTTCCCGGTGATCGACTCGGCCACCGGTATGCTGGCCGCCTTTGCCATCCTGGCCGGCGTGCGCGAGAGTGAGCGCACGGGGCGGGGCATGCTGCTCGATGTCTCGATGGCCACGGCCGGCCTGCAGCTGATGTATCCGATGACGTGCGATGCCATGACCGCCGGCGGCGTGCCGGCGCGGCAGGGCAACCAGGGGTATTCGGGCAGCCCGTCGGCCGATTTCTTCCGCACGCAGGATGGCTGGCTGGCGATCGGCGCGAATACGCCGAAGCAGTTGCTCGCGCTGCTAAAGGTGCTCGGGCTGGGCGAGCTTGCGCGGGATCCGGCCTTGTTCGAGATGCCGCTGGATGCCGGCGCCTTGCCTGCCTTCGTGCGCTCGCTCGATCCGGCCGCGCTCAAGCGGGCGATTGCGGGCGCGGTGGCGGCGGGCACCGCAGAGGACCTGGAATTGCGCCTCAACGCGCTGGGGATCCCGGCGGCCCGCCTGCGCAATATCGCTGAGTTTGCGGGGGAGTCGATGGCCAATGGCAGCCTGCGGCCGGTGGCGCTGCAGGAAGGAAAGACTGAGGTGCTGTCGCCGGGGCTGGGCTTCCAGGTCTACCGCCCGGTATGA
- a CDS encoding tripartite tricarboxylate transporter substrate binding protein → MHANVGRRLLLKSLLALPAAAALGRAGAASPYPNRPIRLVVPYAAGGGPDIQTRKLAELLARELGQPVVVENKVGAGGILAAEFVAQQPADGYTLMLGASTHVTQKLLQPGAKFDPMAFTHIIRVGVSPAVLVVSASLPYRNVADLVAAARRAPGTLNYASGGIGSAAHVSGAAFASATGIDVVHVPYKGSVEIVPSLIKGDTQFGFPVAATAIPQIASGKARALAVTSASRAAVLPQVPTLNEALGRKDLDLDAWSGIWAPPHLSAPIVARLHAAVMQALGDPGLRRLYAEMGAVLAPTPTPEAFSRLVADETTRIRQVIDKNRITIE, encoded by the coding sequence ATGCATGCCAACGTCGGGCGCCGCCTGCTGCTGAAGTCCCTGCTGGCGCTGCCGGCCGCTGCCGCGCTGGGCAGGGCCGGTGCGGCCAGTCCCTATCCCAACCGGCCGATCCGGCTGGTGGTGCCCTACGCCGCCGGCGGCGGTCCGGATATCCAGACCCGCAAGCTGGCTGAGTTGCTGGCGCGCGAGCTTGGCCAGCCGGTGGTGGTTGAGAACAAGGTCGGTGCAGGTGGCATTTTGGCCGCGGAGTTCGTCGCGCAGCAGCCGGCGGATGGCTACACGCTGATGCTGGGTGCCTCGACCCATGTCACGCAGAAGCTGCTGCAGCCCGGCGCAAAGTTCGACCCGATGGCGTTCACCCACATCATCCGCGTCGGCGTCAGCCCGGCGGTGCTGGTGGTCAGCGCCAGCTTGCCGTACCGGAACGTGGCCGACCTGGTCGCCGCGGCGCGCCGCGCGCCCGGCACGCTGAACTATGCCTCGGGCGGGATCGGCTCGGCCGCGCATGTGTCGGGTGCGGCGTTTGCGTCGGCCACCGGCATCGACGTGGTGCATGTGCCGTACAAGGGCTCGGTCGAGATCGTGCCATCGCTGATCAAGGGCGACACGCAGTTCGGCTTCCCGGTGGCGGCGACGGCGATTCCGCAGATCGCCAGCGGCAAGGCGCGGGCCCTGGCGGTGACCTCGGCCAGCCGCGCCGCGGTGCTGCCGCAGGTGCCCACGCTGAATGAGGCGCTGGGCCGCAAGGATCTCGATCTCGACGCATGGAGCGGCATCTGGGCGCCGCCGCATCTGTCCGCGCCGATCGTGGCGCGGCTGCATGCCGCGGTGATGCAGGCGCTGGGCGATCCCGGCCTGCGCCGGCTCTATGCCGAGATGGGCGCGGTGCTTGCGCCGACGCCCACGCCTGAAGCCTTTTCGCGGCTGGTGGCCGATGAGACCACCCGCATCCGCCAGGTTATCGACAAGAACCGCATCACCATCGAATAG